A genome region from Populus alba chromosome 5, ASM523922v2, whole genome shotgun sequence includes the following:
- the LOC118051459 gene encoding probable glutathione S-transferase, whose translation MQDTTQVKERREIFKTFLGTAFFITSTMDNDQVTLLDFWASPAGMRVRIALAEKGVKYEYKEQSLRNKSALLLGMNPVHTKIPVLIHNGKPICESLIIVQYIDETWKQSPLLPSDPYERAQSMFWADFVDQKIFDLKGKMIWTAEGEEEEAAKKDFIDCLKLLEGELGAKPYFGGETLGFVDVALVPFYCWFHAYETMANFSIEAACPKLIAWCKRCMQKDSVSKSLADPQKIYSFAMKLRKIYRLSEQV comes from the exons ATGCAAGACACAACTCAAGTAAAAGAAAGAAGGGAGATATTTAAGACATTTTTGGGGACAGCATTTTTCATCACTTCAACAATGGATAATGATCAAGTGACCCTGTTGGATTTCTGGGCAAGTCCTGCTGGGATGAGAGTGAGGATAGCATTAGCAGAGAAAGGTGTCAAGTATGAGTACAAAGAACAAAGCTTGAGGAACAAAAGTGCTTTGCTTCTTGGAATGAATCCAGTTCACACGAAAATCCCAGTTCTTATTCACAATGGCAAACCAATCTGTGAGTCACTTATTATTGTTCAGTACATTGATGAAACGTGGAAGCAGTCTCCTTTGTTGCCCTCTGATCCTTATGAAAGAGCTCAGTCTATGTTTTGGGCTGATTTTGTGGACCAGAAg ATTTTCGACCTGAAAGGGAAAATGATATGGACAGCAGAAGGAGAAGAGGAGGAGGCAGCCAAGAAGGATTTCATCGATTGCCTCAAGTTGTTGGAAGGAGAGCTAGGAGCCAAGCCTTACTTCGGGGGTGAGACCCTGGGCTTTGTGGACGTTGCCTTAGTCCCTTTTTATTGCTGGTTCCATGCTTATGAGACCATGGCCAACTTTAGCATAGAGGCTGCGTGTCCTAAGCTGATTGCATGGTGTAAGAGATGCATGCAGAAAGACAGTGTATCCAAGTCTCTTGCAGACCCCCAAAAGATCTACAGCTTTGCGATGAAGCTGAGGAAGATTTATAGGCTTTCAGAGCAAGTATGA
- the LOC118051458 gene encoding phosphoglycerate mutase-like protein AT74 — MTEPNQEAMHHPHHHLPKRIILVRHGESQGNLDTAAYTTTPDNKIQLTPSGLAQARQAGNHLYNIISNDENKNWRVYFYVSPYDRTRSTLREIGRSFKKERIIGVREECRVREQDFGNFQVKERMKVVKESRERFGRFFYRFPEGESAADVFDRVSGFLESLWRDIDMKRVHRDPSHDLNLIIVSHGLTCRVFLMKWFKWTVEQFEHLNNPGNCEYRIMQLGPGGEYSLAIHHTDEEMLEWGLSPEMIDDQKWRMHANKGDWNEKCPWYLDEFFDHVADSDRESDDKENGSSGTCD; from the exons ATGACAGAACCAAATCAAGAAGCCATGCACCacccccaccaccacctcccAAAAAGAATAATCCTTGTCCGCCATGGAGAATCACAAGGCAACCTAGACACAGCAGCTTACACTACAACGCCTGACAACAAGATCCAATTAACTCCTTCGGGTCTAGCACAAGCTCGACAAGCTGGGAATCACTTGTACAACATAATCTCCAATGATGAGAACAAGAACTGGAGGGTTTACTTCTATGTGTCACCATATGATCGGACAAGATCAACACTTAGAGAGATTGGACGGTCGTTCAAGAAAGAGAGGATTATTGGGGTACGAGAAGAGTGCAGAGTAAGAGAACAGGATTTTGGGAATTTTCAGGTGAAGGAGAGAATGAAGGTTGTTAAAGAGTCTAGAGAGAGGTTTGGGAGGTTCTTTTATAGGTTTCCTGAAGGAGAATCTGCTGCTGATGTTTTTGATCGCGTTTCAG GTTTTCTTGAATCTCTATGGAGGGACATAGATATGAAAAGGGTTCACCGAGACCCTTCCCATGACTTAAACCTTATAATTGTATCACATGGGTTAACTTGCCGCGTGTTCCTTATGAAGTGGTTCAAGTGGACTGTTGAGCAATTTGAGCACTTGAATAATCCAGGGAACTGCGAGTATCGAATTATGCAGTTGGGGCCTGGTGGAGAATACAGCTTAGCCATCCATCACACCGATGAAGAAATGCTAGAATGGGGACTCTCTCCTGAAATGATTGATGATCAAAAGTGGAGGATGCATGCCAACAAGGGTGATTGGAACGAAAAATGTCCTTGGTACCTTGATGAGTTTTTTGATCATGTAGCAGACTCAGACAGAGAATCCGATGACAAAGAAAATGGTTCTTCAGGCACGTGTGATTAG
- the LOC118051462 gene encoding uncharacterized protein — protein sequence MAYPSKHYGLRSNGALRVVLVLLAIFFVGYIVGSGLFSKGSSNAASCSCDCDCSQKLELIWTVEFINNSYPDCGKNNPEMGEEMQKNAVDLISDEIELQRRVANEILEQTRTLVTTARSTSSQYQIEAQKCSAHTQTCEEGRERAEAGLVEERKLTALWEQRALELGWREYNLRGI from the exons ATGGCATATCCTTCAAAGCATTATGGTTTGAGGAGTAATGGTGCTTTAAGGGTGGTTTTGGTGTTGTTGGCTATATTCTTTGTAGGCTACATTGTTGGCTCAGGGTTGTTTTCGAAGGGCAGTTCAAATGCTGCTTCATGCTCTTGTGATTGTGATTGCTCTCAAAAGCTAGAATTGATATGGACAGTAG AATTTATCAACAATTCATATCCAG ACTGCGGCAAAAACAATCCAGAAATGGGTGAAGAAATGCAGAAGAATGCTGTTGATTTAATATCAGATGAGATTGAATTACAAAGAAGAGTAGCTAATGAAATATTGGAGCAGACCAGGACATTGGTAACAACTGCTAGGAGTACTTCTTCACAGTACCAAATTGAAGCACAAAAATGTAGTGCGCACACACAAACTTGCGAAGAAGGAAGGGAAAGAGCTGAAGCAGGACTAGTAGAGGAGCGTAAACTTACAGCATTGTGGGAGCAACGAGCCCTAGAACTGGGTTGGAGAGAATATAACTTACGCGGAATATAA
- the LOC118051454 gene encoding glutathione synthetase, chloroplastic, with translation MGVAYSSLLSLSPCTTTIHITGSSLFPCTSKANPERVINSIFNHTNNICLANLQKPSKKFGSFSRFSQNSTCLGLKIVPLKCCGKVREMETQERILQKPLIDFHGIDEELVQKMVYDALVWSSLHGLVVGDKSVQRSGKVPGVGLVHAPFALLPMAFPESHWNLACEVAPIFNELIDRVSLDGKFLQDALSRTKKVDAFTSGLLDIHSKMLEINKKEEIRLGLHRSDYMLDEQTKLLLQIELNTISASFPGLGCRVSELHRSLLNYHGEHIGLDPRRIPGNTSVDKFAEALAKAWTEYNRPRALVMVVVQPEERNMYDQHWLCAALKDRHNVTTIRKTLAEIDKEGEILPDGTLLVGGQEISVVYFRAGYAPTDYPSEAEWRARLLMEQSSAVKCPSISYHLAGTKKIQQELAKPNMLERFLENKEDISKLQKCFAGLWSLEDSDIIKKAIERPELFVMKPQREGGGNNFYGDDVRTNLVRLQKEGTQEDAAYILMQRIFPAVSPTFLVREGICHKDHAISELGVYGAYLRNKEKVIVNEQCGYLMRTKVSSSNEGGVAAGFAVLDSIYLS, from the exons ATGGGTGTTGCTTATTCATCCCTTCTTTCCCTTTCTCCCTGCACTACTACTATACACATCACTGGTTCCTCCCTTTTCCCTTGCACATCAAAAGCAAACCCAGAAAGAGtaataaattctatttttaatcATACCAATAACATCTGTTTGGCTAATCTCCAAAAACCCAGTAAAAAGTTTGGATCTTTTAGTCGTTTTTCACAAAATTCTACTTGTTTAGGCTTAAAGATTGTACCTTTGAAGTGTTGTGGCAAAGTGAGGGAAATGGAGACTCAAGAGAGAATTCTTCAAAAACCCTTGATTGATTTTCATGGTATTGATGAAGAATTGGTTCAAAAGATGGTTTATGATGCTCTTGTTTGGAGTTCTCTTCATGGCCTTGTTGTTGGTGACAAAAGTGTTCAG AGATCAGGAAAAGTACCTGGTGTGGGCTTGGTACATGCACCATTTGCCTTGTTGCCTATGGCATTCCCGGAAAGTCATTGGAATCTAGCATGTGAAGTAGCACCTATATTCAATGAGCTCATTGATCGTGTGAGTTTGGATGGAAAATTTCTACAGGATGCTTTATCCAG AACGAAGAAAGTGGATGCCTTTACATCGGGGCTTTTAGATATTCATTCCAAGATGCTAGAAATTAACAAGAAAGAA GAGATACGCTTGGGTTTGCATCGATCAGATTATATGCTTGATGAACAAACTAAATTGCTCCTCCAAATAGAGCTAAATACAATTTCAGCTTCATTTCCTGGCCTCGGTTGTCGTGTTAGTGAACTTCACAG GAGCTTGCTTAACTACCATGGAGAACATATTGGATTAGATCCCAGAAGAATACCTGGAAACACTTCTGTTGATAAGTTTGCAGAAGCGCTGGCTAAAGCTTGGACTGAGTATAATAGACCTAG GGCTTTAGTTATGGTTGTTGTTCAACCTGAAGAACGCAACATGTATGATCAACATTGGCTTTGTGCAGCATTGAAGGACAGA CATAATGTGACAACTATCCGGAAAACATTGGCAGAAATCGACAAGGAAGGGGAAATTCTACCAGATGGAACTCTGCTTGT AGGTGGCCAAGAAATTTCGGTTGTTTATTTTAGAGCTGGGTATGCACCAACTGATTATCCTTCTGAAGCT GAATGGAGAGCTAGGCTACTTATGGAGCAGTCATCAGCTGTCAAGTGCCCATCCATATCTTATCATTTAGCAGGAACCAAAAAGATTCAACAAGAACTTGCAAAACCCAATATGCTTGAAAG ATTCCTAGAGAACAAAGAGGACATTTCCAAACTGCAGAAATGCTTTGCTGGCTTATGGAGTCTGGAAGATTCAGATATCATCAAAAAAGCCATTGAGAGGCCCGAGCTATTTGTGATGAAGCCCCAAAGAGAAGGCGGAG GGAACAATTTCTACGGTGATGATGTGAGGACAAACCTTGTAAGATTGCAGAAAGAAGGAACCCAAGAAGATGCCGCTTACATTCTCATGCAAAGAATCTTTCCTGCTGTTTCACCCACATTTTTGGTGCGCGAGGGCATTTGCCATAAAGATCACGCCATATCAGAACTTGGAGTGTATGGTGCTTACTTGAG GAACAAGGAGAAAGTGATTGTAAATGAGCAGTGTGGATACTTGATGCGGACAAAGGTATCTTCATCAAATGAAGGTGGAGTTGCAGCTGGATTCGCAGTCTTGGACAGTATATACTTGAGTTAA